One part of the Aspergillus luchuensis IFO 4308 DNA, chromosome 5, nearly complete sequence genome encodes these proteins:
- a CDS encoding NmrA/HSCARG family protein (COG:G,M;~EggNog:ENOG410PKEI;~InterPro:IPR036291,IPR008030;~PFAM:PF13460,PF05368;~SMCOG1199:NmrA family protein;~antiSMASH:Cluster_5.11), with the protein MSKILVVVGATGQQGSSVVDAIISDPKLSQEYTIRGTTRDPNSPKAQDLASKGIEIVAASFDDPESLQRAFTGAHVVFANTPTIYDGRTYEHEVTHGRALIDAAVAVGVPYYIYSTLPSISKISQGWLKNGGHFDGKEEVEQYIRTQPIRSAFVAPGSFMSNFHETMAPRRMENGEYALLLPVPPHVKLPLIDTDDDLGKWVAAILADFDQYEGKVLCCATAMYSFEEIVETMSRVSGKTVVYREVPEEIWKGFLPEMMRDHIVDMFTLFRVFGYYGDGTEEKVKWSAEQARGELTTLEAYLRKYPLKLE; encoded by the coding sequence ATGTCTAAGATCCTAGTGGTAGTGGGCGCCACCGGCCAACAAGGCAGCTCCGTCGTTGATGCTATCATCTCCGACCCCAAATTAAGCCAGGAGTATACCATCCGCGGCACAACTCGCGACCCCAACAGCCCAAAAGCACAAGACCTAGCATCCAAAGGCATTGAAATCGTCGCAGCCAGCTTCGATGACCCCGAATCACTCCAACGCGCCTTCACCGGCGCACACGTCGTATTCGCAAATACCCCAACAATCTACGACGGCCGCACCTACGAGCACGAAGTCACGCACGGCCGCGCCCTAATCGACGCCGCGGTCGCAGTGGGCGTGCCCTACTACATCTACTCCACTCTGCCCAGCATTTCAAAGATCTCCCAAGGATGGCTAAAAAACGGCGGCCATTTCGAcggcaaagaagaagtcgaaCAGTACATCCGTACGCAACCAATCCGAAGCGCCTTTGTCGCGCCGGGCTCATTCATGTCGAATTTCCATGAGACCATGGCTCCGCGACGCATGGAAAATGGTGAATACGCTTTGCTTCTGCCTGTTCCACCTCATGTGAAGCTGCCGTTGATAGATACAGATGATGATCTGGGGAAGTGGGTAGCAGCTATTCTGGCGGATTTCGATCAGTATGAGGGAAAGGTGCTTTGCTGTGCTACCGCAATGTATAGTTTTGAGGAGATAGTGGAGACTATGAGCCGCGTATCGGGGAAGACGGTAGTGTATCGTGAGGTGCCGGAGGAGATTTGGAAGGGGTTTTTaccggagatgatgagggaTCATATTGTGGATATGTTTACGCTTTTCAGGGTCTTTGGGTATTATGGGGATgggacggaggagaaggtcaagTGGTCGGCGGAGCAGGCGAGGGGGGAGTTGACAACTTTGGAGGCATATTTGAGGAAATATCCACTTAAGCTTGAGTAG
- a CDS encoding uncharacterized protein (COG:S;~EggNog:ENOG410PFXI;~InterPro:IPR029063,IPR016461,IPR001077;~PFAM:PF00891;~SMCOG1042:O-methyltransferase;~antiSMASH:Cluster_5.11;~go_function: GO:0008168 - methyltransferase activity [Evidence IEA];~go_function: GO:0008171 - O-methyltransferase activity [Evidence IEA]) gives MNAPFYDWFGHSVEEVFPASAKLAKALKRCSRSGIEGGRAEDSAFSLAIGGGESVFEFFEKRPDKQRRFQGAMEAVGMDGGHDLGFVVGRFDWGKLGRGVVVDVGGSSGFLSIALANAYGDLSFVVQDYKHTVDEGRAALPPHLSERVSFQAHDFFAPQTVAGDVFLLRHVCHNWSDENAARILRNLVPAMKSSSRILLVEVVTVRPGVVNRVQERYMR, from the exons ATGAATGCGCCATTTTATGATTGGTTTGGGCATtcagtggaggaggtgtttCCAGCTAGTGCGAAGCTTGCAAAGGCGTTAAAGAGATGTAGTCGGAGTGGGatagagggagggagagcggAAGATAGTGCGTTTAGTTTGGctatcggtggtggtgagagcGTGTTTGAGTTCTTTGAGAAAAGGCCTGATAAGCAGAGACGGTTTCAGGGTGCGATGGAGGCGGTGGGTATGGATGGAGGACATGATTTGGGATTTGTAGTTGGGAGGTTTGATTGGGGGaagttggggaggggggttgttgtggaC GTAGGAGGATCCTCCGGCTTCCTGAGCATTGCTCTCGCGAACGCATACGGGGACCTGTCCTTCGTGGTGCAGGACTACAAACATACCGTTGATGAAGGGCGTGCGGCACTACCCCCTCATTTGAGTGAAAGGGTATCCTTTCAGGCGCATGATTTCTTCGCCCCGCAGACTGTGGCCGGCGATGTGTTCCTTCTTCGCCATGTCTGTCATAATTGGTCTGATGAGAATGCGGCGCGGATTCTGCGGAATTTGGTCCCTGCTATGAAGAGTAGTAGTCGGATTTTGTTGGTTGAGGTGGTGACGGTTCGTCCGGGGGTTGTGAATCGGGTGCAGGAGAGGTATATGCGGTGA
- a CDS encoding uncharacterized protein (antiSMASH:Cluster_5.11), with translation MSLTDLAARITANAQLLDAHLQSHNLPYPSTAPTGSPDFPNPNNDPAVESARIAILEDTQTLRNYALGPAQVVRELCWSVCYVLSNPH, from the coding sequence ATGTCTCTCACCGACCTCGCAGCTCGAATCACCGCAAACGCCCAGCTCCTCGATGCCCATCTCCAGTCACACAACCTGCCATACCCATCCACAGCTCCCACCGGATCCCCCGACTTCCCCAACCCGAACAATGACCCGGCCGTGGAATCAGCCCGCATAGCCATTCTTGAAGACACCCAGACTCTGCGCAACTACGCTCTCGGGCCAGCGCAGGTCGTCCGCGAACTATGCTGGAGTGTATGCTATGTCCTATCCAACCCACACTAA
- a CDS encoding type I polyketide synthase (COG:I;~EggNog:ENOG410PG86;~InterPro:IPR016036,IPR032088,IPR016035,IPR030918, IPR016039,IPR018201,IPR042104,IPR014030,IPR014031, IPR001227,IPR029058,IPR006162,IPR014043,IPR020806, IPR001031,IPR020841,IPR009081,IPR036736;~PFAM:PF00550,PF02801,PF00698,PF00975,PF00109, PF16073;~SMCOG1022:Beta-ketoacyl synthase;~antiSMASH:Cluster_5.11;~go_function: GO:0004315 - 3-oxoacyl-[acyl-carrier-protein] synthase activity [Evidence IEA];~go_function: GO:0016740 - transferase activity [Evidence IEA];~go_function: GO:0016746 - transferase activity, transferring acyl groups [Evidence IEA];~go_function: GO:0016788 - hydrolase activity, acting on ester bonds [Evidence IEA];~go_function: GO:0031177 - phosphopantetheine binding [Evidence IEA];~go_process: GO:0006633 - fatty acid biosynthetic process [Evidence IEA];~go_process: GO:0009058 - biosynthetic process [Evidence IEA]) gives MLEESSTKTDTSAMSKMETVAEVFIFGDQTVAFESTLHSLLHVKDNAVLTDFFDRVGYQLRRHVGNLPLHQQEWFPYFTTLIDLLAQHENCHAAPALKLPLLCATELGQFIRHYGQAGRTYPAPESTFLIGACTGAFAAAAVATAQTLAELVPAAVEAVTVAFRTALRSLILRNDLELTIDGPQKSWSAIVGASEPEAANAIRCFNVEKGLPPVARLYLSSVSRTNVSISGPPRLLGQFLLSCAWKHSLLPIELPYHASHLFRKDDAEIIVGDFHDFSLLKYTQRTKVICAVSGEVVVASDLRSLLHRAVQEALCEPLQWNCITASLSQELKQGQFTECVINQVSSRSGSLISSVLLQEAFLGVKIVQSIGDVAVSPALSSPTGKFSQSSIAIIGFSGRFPESGSNEEFWEMLLAGRDVHRTIPEDRFDWKAHYDPTGKTKNTSRVKYGCFIKEPGVFDARFFNMSPREAENADPAQRLAITTAYEAMEMAGLVPNATPSTQGDRIGVFYGVTSDDWREVNSGQNVDTYFIPGGNRAFIPGRISYFFRFCGPSLSIDTACSSSCAAIQTACAYLWRGECDTALAGGVNVLTNPDNFCGLDRGHFLTAKGNCNAFDDEADGYCRSDAVGTVILKRLEDALEDNDPIFGVIRGAYTNHCGRTDSITRPFEGDQATVFNRIMRYAGVNPQDVGYIEMHGTGTQAGDATEMKSVLSVFAPHMRRQNALYLGTAKANMGHAESASGVSSLIKVLLMMRNDMIPPHCGIKTRINHTYPTDLKQRNVHIPFKPTPWLREQMPQSKRTVFLNNFSAAGGNTAMLLEDAPIRESKLGADPRSKHVVTVTAKTIKALKGNISSLIAYLEQHPGVSLSSLSYTTTARRIHHSYRVIVSGSDTGEFLHRMQEILPGLESHRPVPPPGKLPNIVMTFTGQGTLYVGMGKQFYDTVPSFRADVTRFNGIASQMGFPSFLPLIDGSMINHQEASPTVAHLALVCIQMALYNYWKSLGVIPSATIGHSLGEYPALYASGVLTASSVIYLVGARATLLAEKTTPRTHAMLAVKGSVDCIQGELQNTGCALACLNQPFSNVVSGSIKELMQLKDWLTSRGIESVQLDIPYAFHSAQVDPILDDFMAIAAGVQYCVPSIPYISPLLSRVILTGEPNMFGACYLKNACREPVNFQGAVEAAEKTGLVNEKTIWVDIGSHPACSSMVKGILGAKSVAIASLRKGSDSWSVLSASLEVLYSHGIDIQWVEYHRGIVGAREVLQLPRYDWDLKNYWIQYRNNFCLLKGEGLIPAGQQAVSPHMEFPRILQYLSPSVQRVLEQNDGPETSTLLAESDIHDARLAPILAGHVVNGAMLCPSSLYADIGITISKHMLKAIGKYTDTVGLDVADMQVQNPLTSRPDTESQVFHVSASADWRINDILFRLYSVNGNGKKTVEHAAYVVHITEQVQTWLTEWKRHAHLVRSRIASLHRSAEEGDAHKLKRRLAYQLFATLVQYETSYQGMQEVVLDCDNHEATAKVSFQIDENGFVFNPCWIDSLGHIAGFIMNASDATPSKEQVFINHGWERMRCAVRFDKGKQYQVYNRMQLETGTTYVGDTYIFEGETVVAVYQGIRFQGVPRRLLDRLLPPKTQSRLADRNQEAQPTTAPVNKQPVCRKAGPPSVPIGPTPKPKEPVGSSGGIAARVMAIIAKEAGVHPSDLGANEEFTNYGIDSLLSLTICGRIQEELDVDVPSSLFADYPTPKDLIGFFGVEDDSSQLTSSLEGSTEDDTSSYETVATSEHESDVSVFEILRTTIAQEAGVSTDELTPTTAFTDIGVDSLLALTIVSTISETYDITLPSNILMEKENLEEVGKALGLEVNPKTSPQHLVLPKPAFHPSVGPQATSILLWGKPKKARKILFLFPDGSGSATSYSALPNLGNDTAAYGLNCPWMKTPEQMTVSLEELTAKYLLEVRRRQPNGPYYLGGWSAGGICAYEAARQLAQDGQTTAKLILIDSPNPIGMENPPKRMYDFFQSIGLFGTSGKPPPSWLIPHFNAFIRLLDAYRIQPLGASIETHIVYARDGICKDASSPRPERRPDDPREMIWLIENRTDFSGDGWASLLGRENLHIEVLSEVNHFSMMDPGEHMEAFEGFLCRALL, from the exons ATGCTGGAAGAATCGAGCACAAAAACCGACACTTCAGCCATGAGCAAGATGGAGACAGTCGCCGAAGTATTCATTTTCGGTGACCAAACGGTGGCATTCGAGTCGACGCTACACTCGTTGCTGCACGTGAAGGACAATGCAGTTCTCACCGACTTCTTTGATCGCGTTGGGTACCAGTTGCGTCGACATGTCGGGAATCTCCCCTTGCATCAGCAAGAATGGTTCCCTTACTTCACTACCCTCATTGACCTGCTGGCCCAGCACGAAAACTGCCATGCGGCTCCAGCATTAAAGTTGCCCCTGCTATGTGCGACGGAGCTTGGCCAATTTATTAG GCATTATGGACAAGCAGGAAGGACATACCCTGCACCAGAAAGTACCTTCCTGATTGGGGCTTGCACGGGGGcatttgctgctgcagcagttGCAACTGCCCAAACCTTAGCAGAGCTTGTCCCTGCTGCGGTTGAAGCCGTCACCGTTGCGTTCCGTACAGCGTTGCGATCGCTGATCCTGCGAAATGACCTAGAACTTACTATAGATGGACCACAGAAATCATGGTCCGCTATTGTAGGGGCCTCTGAGCCAGAAGCAGCAAATGCAATCCGGTGCTTCAACGTTGAGAAA GGGTTGCCTCCTGTAGCTCGTCTATACCTCAGCTCAGTCAGTCGAACGAATGTTTCGATTAGTGGGCCCCCACGCCTTCTGGGCCAGTTCCTTCTATCATGTGCCTGGAAGCACTCGTTACTTCCTATTGAGCTGCCGTACCACGCGTCGCATCTCTTCCGGAAGGACGATGCAGAGATTATTGTGGGCGACTTCCACGACTTCTCACTGCTGAAGTACACGCAACGGACCAAAGTTATTTGCGCCGTCTCTGGCGAAGTTGTTGTAGCGTCTGACCTGCGCAGTCTGCTGCATCGAGCAGTCCAGGAAGCCCTCTGTGAGCCTCTCCAGTGGAATTGCATTACTGCATCTCTTTCTCAGGAGTTAAAGCAGGGCCAGTTTACAGAATGCGTGATCAACCAAGTCTCATCGCGAAGCGGATCGCTCATCAGCTCAGTTTTATTGCAAGAAGCATTTCTTGGAGTCAAAATCGTGCAATCCATAGGAGATGTCGCTGTATCACCTGCTCTCTCGAGCCCAACTGGCAAATTTTCTCAATCAAGCATTGCTATTATTGGGTTCTCTGGACGCTTCCCAGAATCTGGCTCCAATGAAGAATTCTGGGAGATGCTTCTGGCGGGTCGAGATGTACATCGCACCATTCCCGAGGATCGGTTCGACTGGAAGGCCCACTATGATCCCACTGGCAAGACCAAAAACACCAGTCGCGTCAAGTATGGCTGCTTTATCAAGGAGCCTGGGGTGTTCGATGCTCGCTTTTTCAATATGTCTCCCCGGGAGGCCGAGAATGCAGATCCGGCACAGCGATTGGCCATCACTACGGCATATGAGgcaatggagatggcgggGCTGGTGCCAAATGCGACACCGTCCACCCAAGGAGATCGCATCGGGGTGTTTTATGGGGTGACGAGTGATGACTGGCGCGAGGTCAATAGCGGGCAAAATGTTGACACATACTTTATCCCGGGAGGAAATCGTGCCTTCATTCCCGGAAGGATCAG TTATTTCTTCCGGTTTTGTGGCCCCAGCCTGAGTATCGACACGGCATGCTCATCCAGCTGCGCGGCTATTCAAACAGCGTGTGCCTACCTATGGCGAGGTGAATGCGATACAGCCCTGGCTGGAGGCGTGAATGTGTTGACGAACCCTGATAACTTCTGTGGACTGGATAGGGGCCACTTTCTGACGGCTAAAG GCAATTGCAATGCtttcgatgatgaagccgaCGGATACTGTCGCTCAGACGCCGTCGGTACCGTTATTCTCAAACGCCTAGAGGATGCTCTAGAGGATAACGATCCCATATTTGGAGTCATCCGTGGTGCATACACCAACCACTGTGGTCGAACAGACTCCATTACCCGACCTTTTGAAGGCGACCAGGCAACCGTGTTCAATCGGATCATGCGATATGCTGGAGTCAACCCCCAAGACGTGGGTTACATCGAAATGCACGGCACTGGAACCCAGGCCGGGGATGCCACAGAGATGAAGTCGGTGTTGTCTGTATTTGCGCCTCATATGCGCAGGCAGAACGCTCTGTACTTGGGTACAGCAAAAGCTAATATGGGCCATGCCGAGTCTGCTTCCGGAGTTTCATCTTTGATAAAAGTGCTACTGATGATGCGAAATGATATGATCCCACCGCACTGTGGCATCAAGACCCGGATAAACCATACCTACCCAACTGACCTAAAACAGCGCAACGTGCATATTCCATTCAAACCTACGCCTTGGCTCCGTGAACAGATGCCGCAATCCAAGCGAACAGTGTTCTTGAATAACTTCAGCGCAGCAGGAGGTAATACCGCCATGCTCCTCGAGGATGCGCCGATCCGAGAGAGCAAGTTGGGTGCGGATCCTCGCTCCAAGCACGTAGTGACAGTGACAGCGAAAACCATCAAAGCTCTCAAGGGAAATATCAGTTCCCTAATAGCATATTTGGAGCAACACCCGGGTGTATCCTTGTCGTCTTTATCCTATACCACCACTGCCCGACGTATCCACCATAGCTATCGGGTCATAGTGTCCGGCTCTGATACAGGGGAATTTCTACACCGGATGCAAGAAATCTTGCCAGGCCTGGAGAGCCACAGGCCAGTTCCTCCACCGGGAAAGCTGCCAAACATTGTTATGACGTTCACCGGACAGGGCACCCTCTATGTCGGTATGGGCAAACAGTTCTACGACACCGTACCCTCGTTCAGGGCGGACGTCACGCGATTCAATGGGATCGCAAGCCAAATGGGCTTTCCAAGCTTCTTGCCTCTTATTGATGGTTCCATGATCAACCATCAGGAAGCATCGCCCACGGTAGCCCACCTCGCCTTGGTCTGCATTCAGATGGCGCTATACAACTACTGGAAGTCTCTAGGGGTGATTCCATCGGCAACTATTGGCCACAGCCTCGGCGAGTACCCTGCACTGTATGCTTCGGGTGTTCTTACAGCGTCGAGTGTAATATATTTGGTGGGCGCTCGGGCTACCTTGCTAGCGGAGAAGACCACCCCACGGACCCATGCTATGCTGGCGGTGAAGGGGTCGGTAGATTGTATCCAGGGCGAGCTACAGAACACAGGGTGCGCTCTGGCTTGCCTGAACCAACCTTTTAGTAATGTTGTGAGCGGATCGATCAAAGAGTTAATGCAGTTGAAGGACTGGCTCACGTCTCGTGGCATTGAAAGTGTCCAGCTTGATATACCATATGCCTTTCACTCCGCACAAGTGGATCCGATTCTAGATGACTTCATGGCGATAGCTGCGGGTGTTCAGTACTGCGTTCCATCAATTCCATACATCTCACCTCTTCTGAGCAGGGTCATTCTAACTGGCGAGCCAAATATGTTTGGAGCTTGCTACTTGAAAAATGCATGTCGTGAGCCAGTCAACTTCCAGGGTGCTGTTGAAGCAGCAGAGAAGACTGGTCTAGTCAACGAGAAAACCATATGGGTGGACATCGGCTCGCACCCGGCCTGCTCAAGCATGGTAAAGGGCATACTGGGTGCAAAAAGCGTTGCAATTGCATCGCTCCGGAAAGGCTCAGATTCCTGGAGTGTACTATCGGCAAGCCTGGAAGTCCTTTACTCCCATGGTATTGACATCCAGTGGGTCGAGTATCATCGCGGAATTGTTGGTGCTCGCGAGGTCCTCCAACTGCCGCGGTATGATTGGGATCTGAAGAATTATTGGATACAATACAGGAACAACTTTTGTCTCTTGAAAGGTGAAGGATTGATTCCTGCGGGACAGCAAGCAGTGTCGCCGCATATGGAGTTTCCGCGCATTCTCCAGTatctttctccatctgtcCAGAGAGTTCTCGAGCAGAATGACGGCCCAGAAACATCTACCCTTTTGGCTGAGTCAGATATTCACGACGCAAGGCTGGCGCCAATATTGGCAGGTCATGTTGTTAATGGCGCGATGCTATGTCCATCT TCACTCTATGCCGACATTGGTATAACTATCTCGAAGCACATGCTGAAGGCAATTGGAAAATACACCGATACAGTTGGACTAGATGTCGCTGACATGCAGGTGCAAAACCCATTGACTTCTCGACCAGACACTGAATCGCAAGTCTTCCATGTGTCTGCATCAGCAGACTGGAGAATAAATGACATTTTGTTCCGATTGTATAGTGTCAACGGCAATGGTAAAAAAACCGTTGAGCACGCTGCATATGTGGTGCACATCACCGAGCAGGTTCAGACATGGCTGACTGAATGGAAACGTCACGCACATTTGGTACGGAGTCGAATTGCCTCCCTGCATCGCAGTGCGGAAGAAGGCGACGCGCACAAACTCAAGCGACGTCTGGCATACCAGTTGTTTGCCACTCTCGTGCAATATGAGACCAGCTACCAAGGGATGCAAGAGGTTGTTTTAGACTGTGACAATCATGAAGCCACTGCCAAGGTGTCCTTCCAGATCGACGAAAACGGCTTCGTGTTCAATCCGTGCTGGATAGACAGTCTTGGGCATATTGCTGGATTCATTATGAACGCCAGCGATGCTACTCCTTCCAAAGAGCAGGTTTTCATTAACCATGGTTGGGAGCGTATGCGATGCGCCGTGCGGTTTGACAAAGGCAAGCAGTACCAAGTGTATAACCGAATGCAGCTGGAGACGGGGACAACCTACGTGGGTGACACATACATCTTCGAGGGTGAGACTGTAGTGGCAGTGTACCAAGGGATCCGA TTCCAAGGGGTCCCTCGACGACTTCTCGACCGACTACTGCCGCCTAAGACGCAGTCGCGCCTCGCAGACAGGAATCAGGAAGCGCAGCCCACAACAGCGCCGGTCAATAAACAACCGGTGTGCCGAAAAGCTGGTCCTCCATCTGTACCAATAGGTCCAACTCCAAAGCCCAAGGAGCCGGTAGGTTCGTCGGGCGGGATCGCAGCGCGCGTAATGGCCATCATTGCCAAGGAAGCGGGCGTCCATCCATCAGACTTGGGGGCTAATGAAGAGTTTACCAACTACGGGATTGACTCGTTGCTATCGCTGACCATCTGCGGTCGTATTCAAGAGGAgctggatgttgatgttccATCTTCGTTGTTCGCAGACTATCCCACCCCTAAGGATCTGATCGGTTTCTttggggtggaagatgactCTTCTCAGCTCACGTCCTCCTTGGAAGGGAGCACCGAGGATGACACATCAAGCTACGAGACGGTTGCAACTTCAGAGCACGAGTCGGATGTGTCTGTATTCGAGATTCTTCGGACAACGATCGCCCAGGAAGCGGGTGTATCAACCGATGAGCTGACACCGACCACGGCGTTCACTGACATCGGCGTGGACTCATTACTCGCTCTTACCATTGTGAGCACCATATCAGAGACATACGACATAACCCTGccttctaatatattaatggagaaggagaaccTGGAAGAGGTCGGAAAGGCACTTGGTCTTGAAGTGAACCCGAAGACTTCCCCACAGCATTTAGTGCTTCCTAAGCCCgctttccatccatctgttGGTCCACAAGCCACTTCGATCTTGCTTTGGGGTAAGCCCAAGAAAGCCAGAAAGATACTATTCCTCTTTCCCGATGGATCCGGGTCAGCCACATCCTACTCCGCTCTTCCGAATCTTGGCAACGACACAGCTGCGTATGGGTTGAACTGCCCATGGATGAAGACACCGGAGCAGATGACAGTCAGCCTCGAGGAGCTGACAGCAAAGTACCTTTTGGAAGTACGTCGACGTCAGCCGAACGGTCCATACTACTTGGGCGGTTGGTCCGCCGGAGGAATTTGCGCGTACGAAGCTGCCCGCCAGCTTGCGCAAGACGGTCAGACAACGGCCAAGCTTATTCTTATCGACTCACCTAACCCAATCGGTATGGAGAATCCCCCAAAGAGAATGTACGACTTTTTCCAAAGCATCGGGCTCTTCGGGACCAGTGGCAAGCCGCCACCTAGTTGGTTGATCCCACACTTCAATGCCTTTATCCGGTTGCTGGACGCATATCGGATCCAACCACTTGGAGCGTCCATCGAGACTCATATAGTGTACGCACGCGACGGAATCTGCAAGGATGCTAGTAGCCCTCGGCCGGAGCGCCGGCCAGATGATCCGCGTGAGATGATCTGGTTGATTGAGAACCGGACCGACTTTAGTGGGGATGGGTGGGCATCGCTGTTGGGAAGAGAGAACCTCCATATCGAGGTCCTGAGCGAGGTAAATCACTTCTCGATGATGGATCCGGGGGAGCATATGGAAGCGTTTGAGGGGTTTCTTTGCCGGGCCTTGCTGTAG
- a CDS encoding EthD domain-containing protein (COG:S;~EggNog:ENOG410PYE7;~InterPro:IPR011008,IPR009799;~PFAM:PF07110;~antiSMASH:Cluster_5.11;~go_function: GO:0016491 - oxidoreductase activity [Evidence IEA]), with the protein MMASERLYALTIYGYRKPGMPEDEYHRYLSDHHAILVRNHLVKMGIVRYTLTHNTSETKEMMKRIFGNLPEGHTSDCDCLAQIIFRDVEDYVRARNDPYYKEVIFPDHENFADSNRTQFVTGWVECHIVDGKIV; encoded by the exons ATGATGGCCTCTGAGCGCCTCTACGCTTTGACAATTTACGGCTACCGCAAGCCAGGTATGCCTGAGGATGAGTATCATCGTTATCTAAGTGATCACCATGCTATTTTGGTGAGAAACCATCTCGTGAAGATGGGTATTGTCAGATACACTCTG ACGCACAACACGTCCGAGACaaaagagatgatgaagcgTATCTTTGGAAACCTTCCAGAGGGCCATACCTCTGATTGCGACTGCTTGGCCCAGATTATCTTTCGTGATGTGGAGGATTATGTCCGCGCTCGGAATGACCCCTACTACAAGGAAGTCATTTTCCCCGATCATGAGAATTTTGCCGACTCTAACAGAACCCAGTTTGTGACTGGCTGGGTGGAGTGCCATATTGTTGATGGGAAGATAGTCTAG